Proteins from one Zingiber officinale cultivar Zhangliang unplaced genomic scaffold, Zo_v1.1 ctg229, whole genome shotgun sequence genomic window:
- the LOC122036976 gene encoding zinc finger CCCH domain-containing protein 13-like — protein sequence MVDARRTWLSFARLFSSYIARRGKEVAAGGEGEGSSSAYLVQRRHHEEDEGSRWRRTARWPRRKEKEDEKAVVATRRRKKRCEEEEEERVVVAMAGAARRKERCQEEEEERSVAGVVRVAARERERHSEERERERENVPIGGGEKEKEREEWWRPTTARRRRRGCHRREEEGSLPSVGNGLPKHARTKLPPPFATVSHLKPQNSTHVKRQNCPSSPS from the coding sequence ATGGTCGATGCGAGAAGGACGTGGTTGTCGTTCGCAAGGCTGTTCAGTAGCTACATCGCGAGGAGAGGAAAAGAGGTGGCTGCCGGCGGTGAGGGAGAAGGCAGCAGCAGCGCCTATCTTGTCCAGCGGCGGCATCATGAGGAGGACGAGGGGAGCAGATGGCGGCGAACCGCCCGGTGGCCACGTCGCAAGGAGAAGGAGGACGAGAAGGCTGTCGTCGCtacgaggaggaggaagaagcgctgcgaggaggaggaagaagagagggttgTCGTCGCTATGGCCGGCGCTGCGAGGAGGAAGGAGCGCTGccaggaggaggaagaagagaggtctGTTGCCGGCGTTGTGAGGGTGGCGGCGAGAGAGAGGGAGCGGCAcagtgaggagagggagagggagagggaaaatGTTCCTATTGGCGgcggagagaaagagaaggagagggaggagTGGTGGAGGCCAACGACCGCGCGTCGGCGCCGGCGAGGGTGTCACCGGAGGGAGGAAGAAGGATCTCTTCCTTCTGTTGGCAACGGACTCCCAAAACACGCACGAACAAAACTCCCCCCTCCCTTTGCTACAGTGTCACACCTAAAACCCCAAAACTCCACACATGTCAAAAGACAAAATTGCCCCTCCTCCCCATCATAA
- the LOC122036998 gene encoding uncharacterized protein LOC122036998 — protein MDLSRRLSMLRQVSSRNQRGKVGLKMKNVLQICLLIAICIWLLYQIKHSHDKKEAFKETNANGGGRLFDIRAFGRKDPPHIAEVEGIGGEKGDEEVKNGSMKAGHGIQQEEIEDGGGSNEELEDDDDEAVHKAREISFKEDDVSSEVAHTVQEASQASGERSFKADDASSESDDKKKKDGEIRDVPEYQKDEFGIAMTKNLSEHETDDGKEKVQETQHSESHGGTKNFNRNESNATKEENSSISHQGSSTAVNETISTRVGTPIPDITSFQNRTTVESKNEDQPLDTESTDAGELVANSTYFSKHKIYFQKNSTTVSVELVASPANLTMKLDPTNSTVSQNQTPVVHEEMNTTKMQTQREEKPNLKNKLMEQKPLKESSATNGDSLTTQEKNRDVNGDQSKISDIQNRADSSKQEAVEKYK, from the coding sequence ATGGATCTCTCGAGGAGGCTCTCCATGTTGAGGCAGGTGTCCAGCAGGAACCAGAGAGGGAAAGTGGGGCTTAAGATGAAAAATGTCCTTCAGATATGTCTTCTGATTGCCATTTGCATCTGGCTGCTCTATCAGATTAAGCACTCGCATGACAAGAAGGAAGCGTTCAAAGAGACGAATGCAAATGGTGGTGGAAGGCTGTTCGATATTAGAGCATTTGGCCGGAAGGATCCGCCTCACATAGCTGAAGTAGAGGGCATTGGGGGGGAGAAGGGCGATGAAGAGGTGAAGAATGGTTCTATGAAGGCAGGACATGGAATCCAGCAGGAAGAAATCGAGGACGGAGGTGGATCCAATGAGGAACTCGAGGATGACGATGATGAGGCAGTTCATAAGGCTCgagaaataagttttaaagaagACGATGTATCTAGTGAAGTAGCTCATACTGTCCAAGAAGCCTCGCAGGCATCAGGTGAAAGAAGCTTTAAGGCCGACGATGCATCTAGTGAATCAGACGataagaagaagaaagatggagagatTAGAGATGTGCCTGAATACCAAAAGGATGAATTTGGAATTGCAATGACGAAGAACCTCAGCGAGCACGAAACCGATGATGGGAAAGAGAAGGTGCAAGAGACTCAACATTCTGAGTCACATGGAGGAACGAAGAACTTCAACAGAAATGAATCGAATGCCAcaaaggaagaaaattcaagtattAGTCACCAAGGAAGTTCAACGGCTGTTAATGAAACAATTTCAACCAGAGTTGGAACTCCAATCCCAGACATTACCTCTTTCCAAAACAGGACAACAGTTGAATCAAAAAATGAGGATCAACCACTTGATACAGAGTCAACAGATGCAGGTGAATTGGTAGCAAATTCAACATATTTTTCCAAGCATAAGATCTATTTCCAGAAGAACTCTACTACTGTATCTGTAGAGTTGGTTGCATCTCCAGCTAACCTGACAATGAAGTTGGATCCTACTAATTCTACAGTTTCACAAAATCAAACACCTGTCGTTCATGAAGAAATGAATACAACAAAGATGCAAACTCAAAGGGAGGAAAAGCCAAACCTGAAGAACAAACTGATGGAGCAGAAGCCCCTTAAAGAATCTTCAGCAACGAATGGGGATTCACTGACAACCCAAGAGAAAAACAGAGATGTGAATGGTGATCAATCAAAAATTTCAGACATCCAAAACAGAGCAGATAGCAGTAAACAGGAAGCTGTGGAGAAATATAAATAG